Proteins encoded in a region of the Populus nigra chromosome 3, ddPopNigr1.1, whole genome shotgun sequence genome:
- the LOC133689048 gene encoding auxin-responsive protein IAA2-like: MEENTRCFNMTSEHKSQKASEEKKLELRLGPPGETLVGYKTNPTTHGAKRVLQHPVGAKTSEGNWFTDSNVKQCKKFSCYQEEAEKVFSSPWLSSSLHSSSFHREAKKELQKPKPSFLQCSKVEELQYPDKMACSTLASASFSVTTDGANSCHKRCALATVVGWPPIRSFRKNIASSSTSKMVSELPNKTPEEGSSLKLDSFRNDLFVKINMEGVPIGRKINLNAYDSYEKLSVAIDELFRGFLAAQRETCDPMGESKMDEAKENCSVSGSREYTLVYEDNEGDRILVGDVPWHMFVSTAKRLRVLKSTEKVSVGINKQEKTPPSCAVELGR; the protein is encoded by the exons ATGGAGGAAAATACTCGGTGTTTCAATATGACATCTGAGCATAAAAGCCAAAAGGCATCAGAGGAAAAAAAGCTGGAGTTGAGGCTCGGTCCTCCAGGAGAAACATTGGTTGGTTACAAGACCAATCCCACCACTCATGGAGCCAAAAGAGTACTTCAACACCCAGTTGGAGCAAAAACATCAGAGGGAAACTGGTTTACAGATTCTAATGTAAAGCAATGCAAGAAGTTCTCATGTTATCAAGAAGAAGCTGAAAAGGTATTCTCTTCCCCATGGTTAAGTAGCTCTTTACATTCTTCATCGTTTCACAGGGAGGCCAAGAAGGAGTTACAGAAGCCCAAGCCTTCATTTCTCCAGTGCTCTAAAGTTGAAGAGTTACAGTACCCAGATAAGATGGCATGTTCTACCCTTGCTAGTGCTTCATTTTCTGTCACCACAGATGGGGCCAACAGCTGTCATAAAAG ATGTGCACTTGCAACAGTAGTTGGGTGGCCTCCAATCCGGTCATTCAGGAAAAATATTGCAAGTAGCAGTACTTCAAAGATGGTATCTGAGTTACCAAATAAAACTCCAGAAGAAGGGAGCAGCTTGAAGCTTGACAGTTTCAGGAATGATTTGTTTGTAAAGATCAATATGGAAGGAGTCCctattggaagaaaaataaaccTCAATGCCTATGACAGTTATGAGAAACTCTCTGTTGCCATAGATGAGCTCTTCAGAGGTTTTCTTGCAG CTCAAAGGGAAACTTGTGATCCTATGGGTGAAAGCAAGATGGATGAAGCAAAGGAAAATTGTTCAGTTTCTGGTAGCAGGGAATATACTCTCGTTTATGAGGACAATGAAGGTGACAGGATTCTTGTTGGAGATGTTCCTTGGCA TATGTTTGTATCTACAGCGAAGAGACTGCGCGTACTGAAGAGCACTGAGAAAG TTTCAGTTGGTATCAATAAGCAAGAAAAGACTCCACCTAGTTGTGCAGTAGAACTTGGAAGATGA